In Poecile atricapillus isolate bPoeAtr1 chromosome W, bPoeAtr1.hap1, whole genome shotgun sequence, one DNA window encodes the following:
- the LOC131592396 gene encoding histone H1.10, with the protein MSETAPAAAPAVAAPAAKAAAKKPKKAASGSKARKPAGPSVTELITKAVSASKERKGLSLAALKKALAAGGYDVEKNNSRIKLGLKSLVSKGTLVQTKGTGASGSFRLSKKPGEVKEKAPKKRTAAAKPKKPAAKKPASAAKKPKKAAAVKKSPKKAKKPAAAAAKKAAKSPKKATKAAKPKKAAAAAKSPAKAKAVKPKAAKPKAAKPKAAKAKKAAPKK; encoded by the coding sequence ATGTCGGAGaccgctcccgccgccgctcccgctgTCGCGGCCCCCGCCGCCAAGGCCGCCGCCAAGAAGCCGAAGAAGGCGGCGAGCGGCTCCAAAGCCCGCAAGCCCGCGGGGCCCAGCGTCACCGAGCTCATCACCAAGGCCGTGTCCGCCTCCAAGGAGCGCAAGGGGCTCTCCCTCGCCGCGCTCAAGAAGGCGCTGGCCGCCGGCGGCTACGATGTGGAGAAGAACAACAGCCGCATCAAGCTGGGGCTCAAGAGCCTCGTCAGCAAGGGCACCCTGGTGCAGACCAAGGGCACCGGCGCCTCCGGCTCCTTCCGCCTCAGCAAGAAACCCGGGGAAGTGAAGGAAAAAGCCCCCAAGAAGAGAACGGCTGCGGCCAAGCCCAAGAAGCCGGCGGCTAAGAAGCCCGCCAGCGCTGCCAAGAAGCCCAAGAAGGCGGCGGCGGTGAAGAAGAGCCCCAAGAAAGCCAAGAAGCCGGCGGCTGCAGCTGCCAAGAAAGCAGCGAAAAGCCCTAAGAAGGCGACAAAGGCTGCCAAGCCCAAAAaagcggcggcagcagcgaaGAGCCCGGCTAAGGCGAAGGCGGTGAAGCCCAAGGCAGCCAAGCCCAAGGCGGCCAAGCCGAAAGCAGCCAAGGCAAAGAAGGCAGCTCCCAAGAAATGA
- the LOC131592388 gene encoding histone H2A.J → MSGRGKQGGKVRAKAKSRSSRAGLQFPVGRVHRLLRKGNYAERVGAGAPVYMAAVLEYLTAEILELAGNAARDNKKTRIIPRHLQLAIRNDEELNKLLGKVTIAQGGVLPNIQAVLLPKKTESHKAKSK, encoded by the coding sequence ATGTCCGGCCGCGGGAAACAGGGAGGCAAAGTCCGAGCTAAAGCTAAGTCGCGCTCGTCGCGGGCCGGGCTGCAGTTCCCTGTGGGCCGCGTGCACCGGCTTCTCCGAAAAGGTAACTACGCGGAGCGGGTGGGTGCCGGAGCTCCCGTCTACATGGCGGCCGTGCTGGAGTACCTGACGGCCGAGATCCTGGAGCTGGCGGGCAACGCGGCCCGCGACAACAAGAAGACGCGCATCATCCCCCGCCACCTGCAGCTCGCCATCCGCAACGACGAGGAGCTCAACAAGCTGCTGGGCAAGGTGACCATCGCGCAGGGCGGCGTGCTGCCCAACATCCAGGCCGTGCTGCTGCCCAAGAAGACTGAGAGCCATAAAGCTAAAAGCAAATAA
- the LOC131592391 gene encoding histone H2B 1/2/3/4/6 — protein MPEPAKSAPAPKKGSKKAVTKTQKKGDKKRKKSRKESYSIYVYKVLKQVHPDTGISSKAMGIMNSFVNDIFERIAGEASRLAHYNKRSTITSREIQTAVRLLLPGELAKHAVSEGTKAVTKYTSSK, from the coding sequence ATGCCCGAGCCGGCCAAGTCCGCCCCCGCGCCCAAGAAGGGCTCCAAGAAGGCGGTGACCAAGACGCAGAAGAAAGGCGACAAGAAGCGCAAGAAGAGCCGCAAGGAGAGCTACTCCATCTACGTGTACAAGGTGCTGAAGCAGGTGCACCCCGACACGGGCATCTCGTCCAAGGCCATGGGCATCATGAACTCCTTCGTCAACGATATCTTCGAGCGCATCGCCGGCGAGGCGTCGCGCCTGGCGCACTACAACAAGCGCTCCACCATCACGTCGCGGGAGATCCAGACGGCCgtgcggctgctgctgcccggcGAGCTGGCCAAGCACGCCGTGTCCGAGGGCACCAAGGCTGTCACCAAGTACACCAGCTCCAAGTAG